A DNA window from Hydrogenophaga taeniospiralis contains the following coding sequences:
- a CDS encoding response regulator transcription factor, with protein MSQKILIADDEPNILISLEFLMKREGYEVVVARDGQEAIDAIVRERPALVLLDVMMPVKTGFDVCCEVRVHELVRDTPILMLTAKGRDTDIAKGLALGANAYMTKPFSTKELVQKVKAMLGAAA; from the coding sequence ATGAGCCAGAAAATACTGATCGCCGACGACGAGCCCAACATCCTGATTTCGCTCGAGTTCCTGATGAAGCGCGAAGGCTACGAGGTGGTGGTGGCGCGCGACGGGCAGGAGGCCATCGACGCCATCGTGCGCGAGCGCCCGGCGCTGGTGCTGCTGGACGTGATGATGCCGGTCAAGACCGGGTTCGACGTCTGCTGCGAAGTGCGGGTCCACGAGCTGGTGCGCGACACGCCCATCCTCATGCTCACCGCCAAGGGGCGCGACACCGACATCGCCAAGGGCCTCGCGCTGGGCGCCAATGCCTACATGACCAAGCCGTTTTCCACCAAGGAACTGGTGCAGAAGGTCAAGGCAATGCTTGGAGCTGCGGCATGA